From the Paenibacillus sp. FSL H8-0548 genome, one window contains:
- a CDS encoding DUF370 domain-containing protein — protein MAIKLINIGFGNIVSANRIISIVSPESAPIKRIIQEARDRHMLIDATYGRRTRAVIITDSDHVILSAVQPETVAHRLSTKDDDNDE, from the coding sequence TTGGCTATTAAACTTATTAATATCGGATTTGGCAATATTGTATCAGCTAACCGCATTATTTCCATCGTAAGCCCGGAATCGGCTCCGATTAAGAGGATCATTCAAGAGGCACGTGACCGCCATATGCTAATAGATGCAACATATGGACGCCGAACGCGCGCTGTTATTATTACGGATAGTGATCATGTGATTTTATCGGCGGTTCAACCAGAGACGGTTGCCCACCGATTATCTACTAAGGACGACGATAACGACGAATAG
- a CDS encoding NFACT RNA binding domain-containing protein, with the protein MALDGIVTHAIAHDLQRCVGARIHKIHQPTNHELVFSIRGAGMGKLLLSANPTYPRVHWTTGTYVNPMEAPMFCMLLRKHCEGGQIESIRQVGQERILHIEIKHRDELGDLSNKTIIVEIMGRHSNIILMDPATGMIHDGIHHVTPAISSHRIVLPGSSYTSPPEQGKLDPLAILEQQQFFDALHETDEAEPLHKRLVNKLSGFSPLLAKELVYRAQSSTDAEPASEEASEPNLAALWNSFASFAEQIRNDQYTPNIKTIPDSGKSFFSITELTHIEGEAVFFPDISACLEGFYGNKAERDTVKQRAADLIRFVQNERAKNITKIKKLEDTLTEAKDAEKYRVLGELLTAYMHQINRGDTKIELVNFYDEEQALVTIDLDPQLTPSDNAQRYFRRYTKHKNSLSIVTEQMEIARTEIQYFESLLQQVDNASLGDISEIRDELVEQGYMKERGRRGAKKKKILKPTLLCYTSSEGVTMYVGKNNTQNEYLTNRLASSSDTWLHTKDIPGSHVVIRGGQFGNATLEEAAMLSAHYSQARDSSSIPVDYTFVRHVRKPNGAKPGFVIYDNQKTLFVTPDLQRIKALACELK; encoded by the coding sequence ATGGCATTAGACGGCATCGTCACCCATGCAATAGCACATGACCTTCAGCGCTGCGTAGGCGCACGTATACATAAGATTCATCAACCTACCAATCACGAGCTTGTATTCAGCATTCGCGGTGCGGGAATGGGCAAGCTGCTTCTATCCGCTAATCCCACCTACCCACGAGTCCACTGGACGACTGGCACATACGTTAACCCTATGGAGGCGCCGATGTTTTGTATGCTGCTTCGCAAGCATTGCGAAGGCGGACAGATCGAATCCATTCGTCAAGTTGGACAAGAGCGAATTCTTCATATCGAAATAAAGCATCGCGATGAGCTCGGCGATTTATCGAACAAAACGATTATTGTTGAAATAATGGGACGACACAGTAACATTATTTTGATGGATCCAGCAACAGGCATGATCCATGACGGCATACACCATGTTACACCTGCCATCAGCAGTCACCGTATCGTGCTGCCTGGAAGCAGCTACACCTCTCCGCCAGAGCAAGGCAAGCTCGATCCTTTAGCCATTTTAGAACAGCAGCAATTTTTCGACGCTCTTCATGAAACCGATGAAGCTGAGCCTCTGCATAAGAGACTGGTGAATAAGCTTAGCGGCTTCAGCCCCTTGCTTGCCAAGGAGCTGGTATATCGCGCACAATCGAGTACTGATGCCGAACCAGCTTCCGAAGAGGCATCAGAGCCCAACTTAGCAGCTCTATGGAACAGCTTCGCAAGCTTTGCAGAGCAAATAAGAAACGATCAATATACACCAAACATCAAAACCATTCCTGATTCAGGGAAATCATTTTTTTCGATCACTGAGCTTACTCATATTGAAGGTGAAGCTGTCTTTTTCCCGGATATCAGCGCTTGCCTGGAAGGCTTTTACGGCAACAAGGCCGAACGTGATACCGTTAAACAGCGTGCTGCGGATCTCATCAGATTCGTCCAAAATGAAAGAGCAAAAAATATTACGAAGATTAAGAAGCTCGAGGATACGCTCACAGAGGCGAAGGATGCGGAAAAATATAGAGTGCTTGGCGAATTGCTAACCGCCTATATGCATCAAATCAATCGAGGCGATACCAAGATCGAGCTCGTTAATTTTTATGATGAAGAGCAAGCTTTAGTCACCATTGATCTCGACCCGCAGCTTACTCCATCCGATAACGCTCAGCGTTATTTCCGGAGATATACGAAGCATAAGAATAGCCTGTCCATCGTCACCGAGCAAATGGAAATTGCCCGTACAGAAATTCAATATTTCGAGTCGCTGCTGCAGCAGGTGGATAACGCCTCGCTTGGCGATATCAGCGAGATTCGCGACGAGCTTGTCGAGCAGGGCTACATGAAAGAGCGAGGCAGACGCGGAGCCAAAAAGAAAAAAATACTCAAGCCTACCTTGTTATGCTACACCTCCTCTGAGGGCGTGACCATGTATGTCGGCAAAAACAATACGCAAAATGAATATTTAACGAATCGTCTAGCCTCGTCTTCTGACACTTGGCTTCATACGAAGGATATTCCTGGCTCACATGTCGTTATCCGAGGCGGCCAATTCGGCAACGCGACACTGGAGGAGGCAGCGATGCTCTCCGCCCATTACAGTCAAGCACGCGATTCCAGCTCCATTCCAGTTGACTATACCTTCGTTCGGCATGTGCGTAAGCCAAATGGCGCGAAACCGGGATTCGTCATATACGACAATCAAAAAACGCTTTTCGTTACACCGGACTTGCAGCGCATAAAAGCACTTGCATGCGAATTAAAGTAA
- a CDS encoding YlbG family protein: MLPERTGYIVWVSDLKAARSLERFGTVHYMSRKMHYVVMYMNAERSEEAVRQMGKLSYVRKIERSYRNEIKTEYSKDTEDKTRFYSL; this comes from the coding sequence ATGCTGCCAGAGCGAACGGGTTATATCGTATGGGTAAGCGATTTGAAAGCTGCGAGGTCACTGGAGCGGTTTGGAACCGTTCATTATATGTCGCGAAAGATGCACTACGTCGTGATGTATATGAACGCTGAACGCTCGGAAGAGGCTGTGCGCCAAATGGGTAAGCTTTCATATGTTCGGAAGATTGAACGTTCATATCGCAATGAAATCAAGACCGAATACAGTAAGGATACTGAAGACAAGACAAGATTTTATAGTCTGTAA
- the gmk gene encoding guanylate kinase: MDKGLLIVLSGPSGVGKGTVCSVLRNKVPELVYSVSATTRLPRQGEVDGVNYFFRSREQFQDMIARDALLEHAEYVGNYYGTPRDFVESTLASGKDVILEIEVQGALKVKQKFPEGIFVFLLPPSLDELKQRITGRGTESLDTINNRMSVAVEEMNLLGHYDYAVLNDEIDAACDRIRSIMIAEHCRRERYLPYVSGMVAAIEKA, encoded by the coding sequence ATGGATAAAGGATTACTAATTGTATTGTCCGGCCCTTCAGGGGTTGGCAAAGGAACGGTATGCTCCGTTCTTCGTAACAAGGTGCCTGAGCTGGTATATTCCGTGTCGGCAACGACAAGGCTGCCGCGTCAGGGAGAAGTAGATGGTGTGAATTATTTTTTCAGAAGCAGAGAGCAGTTCCAGGATATGATTGCCCGGGATGCGCTGCTGGAGCATGCTGAGTACGTTGGAAACTACTACGGTACGCCGCGTGATTTCGTTGAAAGCACTTTAGCTAGCGGCAAGGATGTTATTTTGGAAATTGAGGTACAAGGAGCACTTAAGGTGAAACAAAAGTTTCCCGAAGGTATTTTCGTATTTCTATTGCCCCCATCCTTGGATGAGCTGAAGCAGCGGATTACAGGCCGTGGTACTGAATCACTGGATACGATCAATAACCGTATGTCTGTAGCTGTAGAGGAAATGAATTTGCTCGGACACTACGACTATGCGGTATTGAATGATGAGATAGATGCTGCTTGCGATCGTATTCGCAGTATCATGATTGCCGAGCATTGCCGCAGAGAAAGATATTTACCTTACGTTTCAGGAATGGTTGCCGCAATTGAGAAAGCATGA
- a CDS encoding YlbF family regulator: MPTAEGLTAIQSEQPQGGVSSLDMASLLLCAYELGDWINQSAEVAEYLYWKSVVNEDEEVKQITRRFEKAKELFVECERFGRFHPNYNEAKDKVKKIEQELSEIESVHRFKSAEQVVDEMLYDVSRMIAESVSDNIKVPGNEKAKGGGSCGSGGSCSCGSGGCS, encoded by the coding sequence ATGCCAACTGCTGAAGGTTTAACAGCTATTCAGTCGGAGCAACCGCAAGGCGGCGTTTCTTCTCTCGATATGGCGTCACTGCTGCTTTGTGCGTATGAACTAGGGGATTGGATCAATCAATCGGCGGAAGTTGCCGAATATTTATATTGGAAGTCGGTTGTGAATGAGGACGAGGAAGTAAAGCAAATAACAAGACGCTTCGAGAAAGCGAAGGAGCTGTTTGTTGAATGCGAGCGCTTTGGACGATTTCATCCGAATTACAACGAAGCGAAAGACAAAGTAAAAAAAATAGAGCAAGAGCTTAGCGAGATAGAAAGCGTTCACCGCTTTAAATCCGCAGAGCAGGTTGTAGATGAGATGCTTTATGATGTATCTCGGATGATCGCTGAGTCGGTTTCCGACAATATCAAAGTTCCAGGAAATGAGAAGGCAAAAGGCGGCGGTAGCTGTGGAAGCGGCGGGTCATGCAGCTGCGGAAGCGGTGGATGCAGCTAG
- a CDS encoding selenium metabolism-associated LysR family transcriptional regulator: MALNFHQLHIFSTVAERGSFSAAAQSLHMTQPAVTMQVQSLEDYFGTKLLQRSTKRIELTEAGRALMPYAQRSIDIIRDTDLAMSAFTKQLKGRLQLGSSLTIGEYILPRLLGPFGQEYPHISISLKVMNTSQIMEDILSHQLNFGLIEAPVNHPDMHMEAVMSDELRLIVSKSHPLADRVSVTLEEVMEYPFVLREQGSGTRLVMEEQLRKKDIDPASMKIVMELGSTGAVKSAVEAGLGISFISSSSVKHEVALDLIRMIKVSDSQFQRKFYSIYLKSAILPISAVTFLSFLRERDLQQWL, from the coding sequence ATGGCGCTTAATTTTCACCAGCTGCATATTTTTAGTACGGTTGCAGAACGCGGCAGTTTTTCTGCAGCGGCGCAATCTTTACATATGACTCAACCTGCTGTAACGATGCAAGTACAGTCGCTCGAGGATTATTTCGGTACAAAGCTGCTGCAGCGCTCGACTAAACGAATCGAGCTGACGGAAGCAGGCAGGGCGCTTATGCCGTATGCTCAACGCAGCATTGATATAATACGGGACACGGATCTAGCGATGTCCGCATTCACGAAACAGCTCAAGGGGAGGCTTCAGCTAGGCTCAAGCCTTACGATAGGCGAATATATTTTACCGCGCCTGCTTGGACCGTTTGGCCAAGAGTATCCGCATATATCAATTAGCTTAAAGGTAATGAATACATCCCAAATTATGGAGGATATTTTGAGCCATCAGCTTAATTTTGGCTTAATTGAAGCGCCTGTGAATCATCCCGATATGCATATGGAGGCGGTTATGAGCGATGAGCTTCGGCTAATTGTATCCAAGTCGCATCCACTCGCGGATCGAGTATCCGTAACGTTAGAAGAGGTTATGGAATATCCTTTTGTACTGCGTGAGCAAGGCTCGGGTACTAGACTGGTTATGGAGGAGCAGCTAAGGAAAAAGGATATTGATCCTGCATCGATGAAGATCGTAATGGAGCTTGGCAGTACAGGTGCTGTAAAGTCGGCTGTTGAGGCGGGCTTAGGCATATCCTTTATCTCTTCTTCTTCCGTTAAGCATGAGGTGGCGCTTGATCTCATTCGTATGATCAAAGTATCCGATTCACAGTTTCAGCGAAAGTTTTATTCGATTTATTTGAAATCTGCCATTTTACCGATATCCGCAGTTACATTTTTATCTTTTTTGAGAGAGAGGGATCTGCAGCAATGGCTCTAG
- a CDS encoding bifunctional homocysteine S-methyltransferase/methylenetetrahydrofolate reductase, translated as MKPDLREAFKQRILTGDGAMGTYLYQMGFPVGVSYEEFNMIRPDIIENIHLSYYDAGARVIETNTFSANLEKLSKYGLEDEMDAINRAGVRVARAAIGKDAYVVGAVGSIRDGKLKNLRTAKVIDAYQRQMHALLDEGVDGLLLETFYDLDEMLLALRIARASSNVPVICQFAVEDVGRAQTGNGMKSAFDQLQAEGADIVGFNCRSGPNGIIRAIDAIEGSIELPLSVYPNAGIPDYIDGKYAYSAGPEYFAESAQRFADRGARLIGGCCGTTPAHIKAIAEALDGYIPQTIPTTTVVAATEQIVIKRPESQEKPLDASVQKQVIQEPSIVDLVKQRHTVIVELDPPRDLDIRKFMDGAAALKEAKADAVTMADNSLAVTRMSNIALAALIQEKVGIRPLVHIACRDRNLIGTQSHMMGLDALDIDHVLAVTGDPARFGDLPDSSSVYDLTSFEMIRMIKQLNDGTAFSGKPLKQKAKFVVGAAFNPNVKHLDKAVQRLERKITSGADYIMTQPVYDPSLIERIAEATKHLSVPVFIGIMPLASGRNAEYLHNEVPGIQLSDEVRQRMAGLEGEAGRAEGIQIAKELLDAALPHFNGIYLITPFMFYDMGVQLTQYVWDKTGRM; from the coding sequence ATGAAACCGGATTTAAGAGAGGCGTTCAAGCAGCGTATCTTAACCGGGGACGGCGCGATGGGAACCTATCTATATCAGATGGGGTTCCCTGTCGGCGTTTCCTATGAAGAATTTAATATGATTCGTCCTGATATTATTGAAAATATTCATCTTAGCTATTATGATGCCGGTGCCAGAGTCATAGAGACCAATACGTTTTCGGCGAATTTGGAGAAGCTATCCAAGTACGGTTTAGAAGATGAGATGGATGCGATTAACCGTGCTGGCGTTCGCGTTGCTCGCGCAGCAATCGGCAAGGATGCTTATGTTGTCGGGGCCGTTGGTTCTATCCGTGACGGGAAGCTTAAAAACCTACGGACAGCGAAGGTCATCGATGCTTATCAGCGTCAAATGCATGCTTTGCTTGATGAGGGTGTAGACGGACTATTGCTTGAGACATTTTATGATCTAGATGAGATGCTCCTAGCGCTGAGAATAGCTAGAGCTTCGTCAAATGTGCCTGTTATTTGCCAGTTTGCGGTCGAGGACGTTGGCCGTGCGCAGACGGGGAATGGGATGAAGAGTGCCTTTGATCAGCTTCAAGCGGAGGGAGCCGATATTGTTGGATTTAATTGCCGGAGCGGCCCTAACGGCATCATACGAGCTATTGATGCGATAGAAGGTTCCATTGAATTGCCATTGTCGGTATATCCAAACGCGGGAATACCTGACTATATTGATGGCAAATATGCGTATTCTGCGGGTCCTGAATATTTCGCAGAGAGTGCCCAGCGGTTTGCAGACCGTGGAGCGCGGCTCATTGGCGGCTGCTGCGGTACGACGCCTGCACATATTAAGGCGATAGCAGAGGCGCTTGATGGCTACATACCGCAAACGATACCAACGACCACCGTTGTAGCTGCGACAGAACAGATCGTTATCAAGCGGCCCGAGAGCCAGGAGAAACCGCTCGATGCTTCGGTGCAAAAGCAGGTGATACAGGAGCCGTCTATCGTTGATCTTGTAAAGCAGCGTCATACGGTTATTGTTGAGCTTGACCCCCCTCGGGATTTGGATATTCGCAAATTTATGGACGGTGCGGCTGCGCTTAAGGAAGCGAAGGCTGACGCTGTTACAATGGCCGACAACTCGCTTGCTGTAACCCGTATGAGCAATATTGCGCTAGCGGCGCTTATTCAAGAGAAGGTAGGCATTCGGCCGCTCGTCCACATTGCCTGTCGAGATCGCAATTTGATCGGTACGCAGTCTCATATGATGGGACTCGATGCCCTTGATATTGATCATGTGCTGGCTGTAACCGGGGATCCTGCTCGCTTTGGCGATTTGCCGGATTCCAGCTCGGTCTATGATCTAACCTCATTCGAAATGATTCGAATGATCAAACAGCTGAATGACGGAACGGCATTCTCAGGAAAGCCATTGAAGCAAAAGGCGAAATTTGTTGTAGGCGCTGCATTTAACCCTAACGTTAAGCATCTGGATAAAGCAGTACAGCGTCTTGAGCGGAAAATCACTTCCGGTGCAGACTATATTATGACACAGCCAGTTTACGATCCTAGCTTAATCGAACGCATTGCGGAAGCAACAAAACATTTGAGTGTGCCTGTATTTATTGGCATCATGCCGCTTGCCAGCGGAAGAAATGCAGAATATTTGCATAATGAGGTGCCAGGTATTCAGCTATCTGACGAGGTTCGGCAGCGAATGGCTGGACTCGAAGGCGAAGCAGGTCGAGCAGAGGGTATACAAATTGCGAAGGAGCTGCTCGATGCGGCTTTACCGCATTTTAATGGCATTTATTTAATTACGCCGTTCATGTTCTATGATATGGGTGTGCAGCTTACACAATATGTATGGGATAAGACCGGCCGTATGTAG
- a CDS encoding PHP domain-containing protein → MALVHGLVDLHTHTTASDGMQSPAENVRLAKAAGLAAIAITDHDTVAGVAEAMLEGERLGIQVVPGVEVSTVANGTDIHILGYYTQNDDEKWLERLASLRGTRDERNEMMVARLRELGLSITMDEVRAAAHGAASKESLQSAAVSVGRPHIAAVLLQKQFVSSMKEAFDRYLAAGAAAYVNPPRLHPFEAVEWIREAGGVSVIAHPGLYNNDSLVEEIIRYGVQGIEVFHSDHDLEDERRYLELAESFQLIATGGSDFHGSRQGIVFHGEVGSRTVDVNVLQLLDSARG, encoded by the coding sequence ATGGCTCTAGTGCATGGACTTGTTGACTTGCATACGCATACGACTGCTTCGGACGGGATGCAATCCCCTGCTGAAAATGTCCGATTAGCCAAAGCAGCAGGACTAGCTGCGATTGCAATTACGGATCATGATACGGTTGCAGGCGTCGCAGAAGCGATGCTGGAGGGAGAACGGTTAGGCATTCAAGTAGTACCAGGTGTGGAAGTGAGTACCGTTGCAAATGGAACGGATATTCATATTTTAGGCTACTATACTCAAAATGATGATGAGAAATGGCTGGAGAGGTTAGCAAGCCTGCGCGGCACAAGAGATGAGCGGAATGAAATGATGGTTGCTCGCTTGAGAGAGCTGGGCTTGTCGATCACGATGGACGAGGTTAGGGCTGCTGCGCACGGAGCTGCTTCGAAAGAGTCGTTGCAGTCTGCCGCAGTCAGTGTTGGTCGGCCGCATATTGCAGCAGTTCTGCTGCAAAAACAATTTGTCTCCAGCATGAAGGAGGCATTTGACCGTTATTTGGCTGCCGGTGCCGCAGCGTATGTTAATCCGCCCAGATTGCATCCCTTCGAGGCGGTTGAATGGATTCGAGAAGCAGGAGGAGTTAGTGTAATTGCACATCCCGGTCTGTACAACAACGATTCTTTAGTAGAGGAAATTATTCGTTATGGCGTACAAGGCATTGAGGTATTCCACTCGGATCACGACCTTGAGGATGAGCGGCGATATCTGGAGCTTGCGGAAAGCTTTCAGCTGATTGCGACAGGCGGCTCGGATTTTCATGGATCGCGCCAAGGAATCGTGTTCCATGGTGAGGTAGGGAGTCGCACGGTAGATGTTAATGTGCTTCAGCTGCTAGATTCTGCAAGGGGCTAA
- a CDS encoding calcium-translocating P-type ATPase, SERCA-type: MEQMKWHQMGTSELVDALVSSPEQGLTTSEAAHRLEQNGRNELTEGKRVSPILLFLNQFKDFMVLILMGATLISGLLGEYLDAITIVAIIAINAVLGFVQEFRAERSLRALKELSAPSAKVYRGGELLTVPAKELVAGDLIYLESGDRIPADVRLLEANSCYVEESALTGESVPVSKHAAVIAEENLPLGDQRNIGFMGTMLTRGTAKAVVVRTGMDTEMGKIAGLIQQTESMETPLQHRLEQLGKILIVVAVVLTIMVVVAGILHGQPAYGMFLAGVSLAVAAIPEGLPAIVTIALALGVQRMIKRKAIVRKLPSVETLGCASVICSDKTGTLTQNKMTVTHVWVGGRQLEVSGEGYVPTGAIYEAGNALDIKHDLSIKRLLQVSALCNNAQIMKVESADTGKRKSKEIQEEWVLKGDPTEGALAVLSAKLGSSAKSLEQLYKREKEFPFDSERKRMSVIVSHQGGRLICTKGAPDLLMEHCSYVLWEGKVVPFTGTLKRKCAEAGELMAQNALRVLGLAYRDLRATDACETESDAECQLVFVGLTGMIDPPRREVKEAIATCRRAGIKTVMITGDHQLTAEAIAGQLGIMPRGGIAMSGKQLEAMEDEQLDRLVDNIYVYARVSPEHKLRIVKALQRQGHVVAMTGDGVNDAPAIKAADIGIAMGITGTDVTKEAAALVLSDDNFSTIAAAIEEGRGIYENIRKFIRYLLASNVGEILVMFLAMMAGLPLPLVPIQILWVNLVTDGLPAMALGVDQAEKDLMQQKPRSAKESIFSRRLGWKIISRGILIGICTLGAFWLTLQDGPSSAAQLMKAQTVAFATLVMAQLIHVFDCRSSRSIFHRNPFQNKYLVLAVLSSLLLMIGVLYIEALQPIFKTVPIGFREWCLVFVAAGIPTFLMGIGSVFGTSNKKKNKAKWPIGPQSAAR; this comes from the coding sequence ATGGAACAAATGAAATGGCATCAAATGGGGACAAGTGAGCTGGTGGACGCTTTAGTCAGCTCCCCTGAGCAAGGGCTGACGACGTCGGAAGCGGCGCATCGGCTGGAGCAAAATGGACGGAATGAACTGACGGAGGGGAAGCGTGTCTCACCGATATTGCTTTTTCTAAATCAGTTTAAAGATTTTATGGTACTTATTTTGATGGGAGCGACTTTGATCTCTGGCTTGCTGGGTGAATATCTGGATGCGATTACGATTGTCGCCATCATAGCCATTAATGCCGTCCTTGGTTTTGTGCAAGAGTTTAGAGCGGAGCGTTCCTTGCGGGCGCTGAAGGAACTGTCGGCGCCCTCTGCCAAGGTTTATCGAGGAGGCGAGCTGTTAACCGTTCCTGCTAAGGAGCTTGTTGCGGGCGACCTCATTTATCTGGAGAGCGGAGATCGTATTCCGGCTGATGTGCGTTTGCTGGAAGCGAACAGCTGCTATGTAGAGGAATCGGCGTTGACCGGAGAGTCTGTGCCGGTTAGCAAGCATGCAGCAGTGATTGCAGAGGAGAATCTTCCCCTCGGAGATCAGCGCAATATAGGGTTCATGGGCACCATGCTGACACGCGGCACCGCGAAGGCGGTCGTTGTTCGTACCGGTATGGATACAGAAATGGGCAAGATTGCAGGGCTGATTCAGCAAACAGAATCCATGGAGACGCCGCTTCAGCACCGGCTTGAGCAGCTGGGCAAAATATTAATAGTCGTTGCCGTTGTATTGACAATAATGGTTGTTGTCGCTGGAATTTTGCATGGTCAGCCAGCGTATGGCATGTTCCTGGCAGGGGTAAGCTTAGCCGTTGCTGCCATTCCGGAGGGGCTGCCGGCGATCGTGACCATCGCGCTTGCACTCGGGGTACAACGAATGATCAAGCGGAAGGCGATCGTGCGCAAGCTGCCATCGGTAGAGACGCTTGGCTGCGCTTCTGTCATTTGCTCAGACAAAACAGGAACGCTGACACAAAATAAAATGACAGTTACGCATGTCTGGGTTGGCGGCAGGCAATTAGAGGTTTCGGGTGAAGGGTATGTTCCTACGGGTGCTATTTATGAAGCGGGAAATGCTTTGGATATCAAGCATGATTTATCGATTAAGCGGCTGCTGCAAGTAAGTGCGCTTTGCAACAATGCTCAAATTATGAAGGTCGAATCAGCGGATACTGGCAAGCGAAAAAGCAAGGAGATTCAGGAAGAATGGGTGCTTAAAGGCGACCCAACAGAAGGTGCGCTTGCCGTGCTGTCAGCTAAGCTAGGCTCTTCGGCTAAATCACTGGAGCAGCTATATAAGCGGGAGAAGGAGTTCCCATTTGATTCAGAGCGCAAGCGCATGTCGGTCATTGTGTCTCATCAGGGCGGACGCCTCATTTGTACGAAGGGTGCACCTGATTTGCTGATGGAGCATTGCTCCTATGTGCTATGGGAAGGCAAGGTTGTGCCGTTCACCGGCACGCTGAAGCGTAAATGTGCAGAAGCGGGTGAGCTTATGGCTCAAAATGCGCTTCGAGTGCTGGGACTTGCCTATCGCGATCTGCGCGCCACCGATGCTTGCGAGACGGAAAGCGATGCAGAATGCCAGCTCGTATTTGTTGGCCTTACGGGTATGATCGATCCGCCGCGCCGCGAGGTGAAGGAAGCGATCGCAACATGTAGACGTGCGGGAATTAAAACAGTGATGATTACGGGCGATCATCAATTAACGGCTGAGGCTATTGCCGGCCAGCTGGGCATTATGCCGCGCGGAGGCATTGCCATGAGCGGCAAGCAGCTCGAAGCGATGGAGGATGAGCAGCTCGACCGCCTGGTAGATAACATTTATGTTTATGCCCGCGTATCGCCTGAGCATAAGCTGCGTATCGTCAAGGCGCTTCAGCGACAAGGGCATGTGGTTGCCATGACCGGTGACGGGGTAAATGATGCGCCAGCAATAAAAGCGGCAGATATCGGAATCGCTATGGGCATTACCGGCACCGATGTGACTAAGGAAGCTGCAGCGCTCGTGCTGAGCGACGACAATTTCTCGACAATTGCAGCTGCTATTGAAGAGGGCAGAGGCATATACGAGAACATTCGAAAATTCATCCGATATTTATTAGCGTCGAACGTTGGCGAGATCCTTGTCATGTTCCTAGCTATGATGGCGGGTCTGCCGCTGCCCTTGGTGCCGATTCAAATTCTATGGGTTAACCTGGTGACCGATGGTTTGCCGGCGATGGCCCTTGGCGTTGATCAGGCGGAAAAAGATCTTATGCAGCAAAAGCCACGCTCAGCCAAGGAAAGCATTTTTTCTCGCAGGCTTGGCTGGAAAATTATTAGCCGTGGAATATTGATTGGTATATGTACGTTGGGGGCATTTTGGCTAACGCTGCAAGATGGGCCAAGCAGCGCTGCACAGCTTATGAAAGCACAGACGGTCGCTTTTGCAACTCTCGTTATGGCTCAGCTCATTCATGTATTCGACTGCCGCAGCTCGCGGTCTATTTTCCACCGCAATCCGTTTCAAAATAAATATTTGGTGCTTGCCGTGCTTTCATCGCTGCTGCTAATGATAGGTGTGCTCTATATCGAAGCGCTGCAGCCGATCTTCAAAACCGTTCCGATTGGCTTCCGGGAATGGTGCCTTGTATTTGTTGCTGCGGGAATTCCAACCTTCCTAATGGGAATAGGGAGCGTGTTCGGCACCTCGAACAAAAAGAAGAACAAAGCCAAGTGGCCGATTGGACCGCAAAGCGCTGCGAGATAA
- the dapF gene encoding diaminopimelate epimerase: MEFTKMNGLGNDFVVIAGEQQLPENVAELAIQLCNRFFGIGADGLVYILPSDIADFRMRIINSDGSEAEQCGNAIRCVAKYVYDNKLTDQEVITIETLGAGAQRVQLTLQDGEVSSVRVDMGEPILNGLQVPTTVDAEQVIQHPIEVDGGQFKFTAVSMGNPHCVIYVDDAANFDLSTWGPQLEHHPLFPRKINVEFVTVNSRTHMDMRVWERGAGPTLACGTGACATVVASVLNGAVDRAATVSLKGGDLFIEWNESDNHVYMSGPAAVSFRGTF; encoded by the coding sequence ATGGAATTTACAAAAATGAACGGTCTAGGAAATGATTTTGTCGTAATAGCAGGTGAGCAGCAGCTTCCAGAAAATGTGGCTGAGCTTGCGATTCAGCTTTGCAATCGTTTTTTTGGAATCGGAGCTGACGGACTCGTATATATATTGCCTTCGGACATAGCAGATTTCCGCATGCGTATTATTAATTCGGATGGCTCAGAAGCTGAGCAATGCGGGAATGCGATTCGCTGCGTAGCGAAATATGTTTATGATAATAAATTAACCGATCAAGAGGTTATTACGATTGAGACATTGGGCGCAGGAGCACAGCGAGTGCAGCTTACGCTTCAAGATGGCGAAGTATCGTCTGTGCGTGTAGATATGGGCGAGCCGATATTGAATGGTTTGCAGGTGCCGACAACCGTTGATGCAGAGCAAGTCATCCAGCATCCGATAGAGGTTGATGGAGGGCAATTTAAGTTCACGGCTGTATCGATGGGCAACCCGCACTGTGTTATCTATGTGGATGATGCTGCGAATTTTGATTTAAGCACCTGGGGACCACAGCTTGAGCACCACCCGTTATTTCCTCGTAAAATCAACGTGGAGTTCGTGACCGTTAACTCGCGCACTCATATGGATATGCGTGTATGGGAGCGAGGCGCAGGCCCTACGCTTGCTTGCGGTACAGGCGCATGTGCTACAGTCGTTGCTTCTGTGCTAAATGGCGCTGTGGATCGGGCGGCTACTGTGTCGCTAAAAGGCGGCGATCTCTTTATCGAATGGAATGAGTCGGACAATCATGTTTACATGAGTGGCCCAGCTGCGGTATCATTCAGAGGTACGTTCTAA